In a genomic window of Bacillota bacterium:
- a CDS encoding heavy-metal-associated domain-containing protein, with protein sequence MQEVTLQLGDLACPSCAQTISKILKRQKGVGDATVAFTSSRVKVSFDPEVITLEQIEQAIEKTGYKVKARL encoded by the coding sequence ATGCAAGAGGTAACATTACAGTTAGGGGATCTGGCTTGCCCAAGTTGTGCCCAGACCATCAGCAAAATCCTTAAGCGGCAAAAAGGCGTGGGAGATGCAACTGTGGCTTTTACCAGCAGTCGAGTGAAGGTATCTTTCGACCCCGAGGTTATAACGCTGGAACAGATTGAACAGGCGATTGAAAAGACCGGTTACAAGGTCAAGGCCCGCTTATAG
- a CDS encoding Crp/Fnr family transcriptional regulator, giving the protein MPAHPQGCARPLYRPKGEKPGIIETTSNSIKTVDRNEMSEVNSMTHCHECLTADHVCARTVPIFSSLDPAGLLEVNSLIQHRHYEKTELLFSQGDPGNYLYIVRSGRVKLYTVSAEGRQQIIRILEHGDFFGELALFQNTWQFCFAEAMEPSGICLLSREDFRHLLERKPKIALSLLTAMSTRLQQAEKFISDLTLKKVEERLASWLLVMAQKGVATPAGIRITLDLTREELAHLLGTTIETVSRRLNALQTEGVIRLQGHRTIFITDMKKLESL; this is encoded by the coding sequence TTGCCGGCCCATCCTCAGGGATGCGCCCGACCGCTTTATCGGCCCAAAGGCGAAAAACCTGGTATTATAGAGACAACAAGTAATTCTATCAAGACCGTGGATAGAAATGAAATGAGCGAGGTGAATTCCATGACCCATTGCCATGAGTGCCTGACTGCCGATCATGTTTGTGCCCGTACAGTGCCCATCTTCAGCTCGTTGGATCCGGCGGGGTTGCTGGAGGTAAATAGCTTGATCCAACATCGCCATTACGAAAAGACAGAGCTCCTTTTTTCCCAAGGCGATCCCGGTAACTATCTCTACATTGTCCGGAGCGGGCGGGTAAAGCTGTACACCGTTTCTGCCGAAGGCCGCCAGCAAATCATCCGCATTTTGGAACACGGGGATTTCTTTGGGGAGCTGGCCCTGTTTCAAAATACGTGGCAATTCTGCTTTGCCGAAGCTATGGAGCCCAGCGGCATTTGCCTACTATCCCGGGAAGATTTCCGGCATCTGTTAGAGCGCAAACCAAAAATCGCCCTTTCTTTGCTCACGGCCATGAGCACTCGGCTTCAGCAGGCGGAGAAATTTATCAGTGACCTTACGCTAAAGAAGGTAGAAGAAAGGTTAGCATCTTGGCTGTTGGTGATGGCTCAAAAGGGGGTTGCGACCCCGGCCGGGATAAGAATAACTTTGGATCTTACCCGGGAAGAACTGGCTCACCTCTTAGGCACCACCATCGAGACGGTAAGCCGCCGGTTAAACGCACTGCAGACAGAGGGCGTGATTAGATTACAGGGACATCGCACTATCTTTATCACCGATATGAAGAAACTAGAAAGTCTGTAG
- a CDS encoding 4Fe-4S binding protein → MAKRKIVRIDEEKCTGCGLCVTPCAEGAIEIIDGKAKVLREELCDGAGFCLSVCPTGALSIEEREAPAFDEEAVAQHVKPAAHEINCFSCGRGEEERALIPVRIKGESLWVCTRCLPKLIHG, encoded by the coding sequence ATGGCAAAACGCAAAATCGTAAGGATTGACGAAGAAAAATGCACCGGCTGTGGTCTCTGTGTAACCCCTTGTGCCGAAGGGGCCATTGAGATTATCGACGGTAAAGCTAAGGTTCTGCGGGAGGAGCTGTGCGATGGGGCCGGTTTTTGCCTGTCGGTCTGTCCTACCGGGGCGCTCTCCATTGAGGAGCGAGAAGCCCCGGCCTTCGACGAAGAGGCAGTAGCCCAGCACGTGAAGCCTGCCGCCCACGAAATCAACTGTTTTAGCTGCGGCCGGGGTGAAGAAGAGCGGGCGCTGATACCGGTGCGCATTAAAGGCGAAAGCTTGTGGGTATGTACGCGATGCCTGCCTAAACTTATTCACGGTTAA